From Streptomyces sp. NBC_00775, one genomic window encodes:
- a CDS encoding S53 family peptidase produces MSSRLKLVGLVAVPALLAAAVPAAYAVGTPQPHSTRAAITGDVLKGLKQDATRTGNVATGKRISVAISLTARNDKALDTFVAKVSNPRSSSYGHYLTKRQFAARFGRTDAEIKQLKDYLRAQGLTVTAVHTGNLLVDASGTAAQLEKAFGTKLSTWKDAASGRSFYANDTAPTLPTAIASLVSDVAGLNNRAQLHHQSASTVAPRNGPGGGYTPAQLKGGYNVSGTYTGSGQKIALIEFDGFQQSNITKYDTNYSLGSPTPTVQKVDGGSGALGDGQVEVELDIEVLHAIAPKANVTVFEGPNSDAGEVDTYQAIVDSGIPTTSISWGAAESARTTSNINAVDAVFKAGAAQGLGFYAASGDSGSDDAGDGGTSVDYPASDPYVTGVGGKADRHLGQRLEQGGGLVGRRWRQVLRLQDPQLADRGAEERRRRLPPGAGRLGPRQPQPRRLDLLAGLLVLGRRHQRGSTRMGRLRRPLQPAGRGGRRRQPRLRQPRPLHGERHRLPRHHQRQQR; encoded by the coding sequence GTGAGTTCACGCCTGAAACTGGTTGGTCTGGTCGCCGTGCCGGCCCTGCTCGCCGCCGCCGTGCCCGCCGCCTACGCCGTCGGCACCCCTCAGCCGCACTCAACCCGCGCGGCCATCACCGGAGATGTCCTGAAGGGTCTGAAGCAGGACGCGACCCGCACCGGCAACGTCGCCACCGGGAAGCGGATATCGGTGGCGATCAGCCTGACCGCCAGAAACGACAAGGCACTCGACACCTTCGTCGCCAAGGTCAGCAACCCGCGGTCGAGTTCCTACGGCCATTACCTGACGAAGCGGCAGTTCGCGGCCCGCTTCGGCCGGACCGATGCCGAGATCAAGCAGCTCAAGGACTATCTGCGCGCGCAGGGACTCACCGTCACCGCCGTCCACACGGGGAACCTGCTGGTCGACGCCAGCGGCACCGCCGCCCAGCTGGAGAAGGCCTTCGGCACCAAGCTGTCGACCTGGAAGGACGCCGCGTCGGGGCGCTCGTTCTACGCCAACGACACCGCGCCGACCCTGCCGACCGCCATCGCCTCCCTCGTCAGCGACGTGGCCGGCCTCAACAACCGCGCCCAGCTGCACCACCAGTCGGCCTCCACCGTCGCCCCCCGCAACGGCCCGGGCGGCGGCTACACCCCGGCCCAGCTCAAGGGCGGCTACAACGTCTCCGGTACGTACACCGGCAGCGGCCAGAAGATCGCGCTGATCGAGTTCGACGGCTTCCAGCAGTCCAACATCACCAAGTACGACACCAACTACAGCCTGGGCTCGCCCACTCCGACCGTGCAGAAGGTCGACGGCGGTTCGGGCGCGCTCGGCGACGGCCAGGTCGAGGTCGAGCTGGACATCGAGGTCCTGCACGCGATCGCCCCCAAGGCGAACGTCACCGTCTTCGAGGGCCCCAACTCCGACGCGGGTGAGGTCGATACCTACCAGGCCATCGTCGACAGCGGCATCCCGACCACCTCGATCAGCTGGGGCGCCGCCGAGAGCGCGCGCACCACCTCCAACATCAACGCCGTGGACGCCGTCTTCAAGGCGGGCGCCGCCCAGGGTCTCGGTTTCTACGCGGCGTCCGGGGACAGCGGCTCCGACGACGCGGGCGACGGCGGCACCTCCGTCGACTACCCGGCCAGCGACCCGTACGTCACCGGCGTCGGCGGCAAAGCTGACCGTCACCTCGGCCAACGCCTGGAGCAAGGAGGTGGCCTGGTCGGGCGGCGGTGGCGGCAAGTCCTCCGTCTTCAAGATCCCCAGCTGGCAGACCGCGGTGCAGAAGAGCGCCGGCGGCGGCTACCGCCAGGTGCCGGACGTCTCGGCCCACGCCAACCCCAGCCCCGGCGTCTCGATCTACTCGCAGGGCTCCTGGTCCTCGGTAGGCGGCACCAGCGCGGCAGCACCCGAATGGGCCGCCTTCGCCGCCCTCTACAACCAGCAGGCCGCGGCGGCCGGCGACGCCAACCTCGGCTTCGCCAACCCCGCCCTCTACACGGCGAGCGGCACCGGCTTCCACGACATCACCAGCGGCAGCAACGGTGA
- a CDS encoding DUF427 domain-containing protein: MTTFPTARAVRTTPEGLLWEPGERWVRGRKGDVTVVDSRHPVLVWEPGVPVPLYAFPREEVREDLLRPAKNPPSGTHTGSQIFYDLEVDGELLENAAWTFPAADLAGHIAFEWFRRSGRGLDHWYEEEEEIFIHPRDPHKRVDAIPSSRHVRVEIDGTLVADTHRPVLLFETGLPTRYYIPREDVRLELLEPTDHSTGCPYKGTAEYWSWRGEAGVPPNVVWSYPEPLPAVGAVKDLLAFYNEAVDITVDGERLERPVTPFTKTLAAPSPT; this comes from the coding sequence ATGACCACATTCCCCACCGCGCGCGCCGTCAGGACCACCCCTGAAGGCCTCCTGTGGGAGCCCGGCGAACGCTGGGTACGCGGCCGCAAGGGTGACGTCACCGTCGTCGACAGCCGGCATCCCGTCCTCGTGTGGGAACCCGGAGTGCCCGTCCCGCTGTACGCCTTCCCGCGCGAGGAGGTCCGCGAGGACCTGCTCCGCCCGGCCAAGAACCCCCCGTCGGGCACACACACCGGATCGCAGATCTTCTACGACCTCGAAGTCGACGGCGAGCTGCTGGAGAACGCGGCCTGGACGTTCCCCGCCGCCGACCTGGCCGGGCACATCGCCTTCGAGTGGTTCCGGCGCAGCGGCAGGGGGCTCGACCACTGGTACGAGGAGGAGGAAGAGATCTTCATCCACCCCCGTGACCCGCACAAGCGGGTGGACGCCATCCCCAGCAGCCGCCACGTCCGGGTCGAGATCGACGGCACGCTCGTCGCCGACACCCACCGCCCGGTCCTGCTCTTCGAGACCGGCCTGCCGACGCGGTACTACATCCCGCGCGAGGACGTCCGCCTGGAGCTGCTCGAACCCACCGACCACAGCACCGGGTGCCCCTACAAGGGCACCGCCGAGTACTGGTCGTGGCGGGGTGAGGCCGGCGTCCCGCCGAACGTCGTCTGGAGCTACCCGGAGCCACTGCCCGCGGTGGGCGCCGTCAAAGACCTCCTGGCGTTCTACAACGAGGCCGTCGACATCACGGTGGATGGCGAACGCCTGGAGCGCCCTGTCACCCCGTTCACCAAGACGCTCGCGGCGCCATCGCCGACGTGA
- a CDS encoding ABC transporter ATP-binding protein, translating into MSDALAAPALSRTGGTPPALLVHGLSKTYKDGHTAVAGLDLEIPDGAFFGLLGPNGAGKTTLIGSVCNIVRPTTGTLAVFGHDHRSREARRLLGLAEQEINVDRFLSIRQILIYHAGYHGIGRKTAVRRADELLEVLRLDEKANARAYELSGGMQRRLVIARALMHRPRLLILDEPTAGVDVELRSEIWRLVKGLLPQVAPRRRHFRRGEG; encoded by the coding sequence ATGTCTGACGCGCTTGCGGCTCCCGCCCTTTCCCGGACCGGCGGGACACCGCCGGCGCTGCTCGTCCACGGGCTCAGCAAGACGTACAAGGACGGCCATACCGCGGTCGCCGGGCTGGACCTGGAGATCCCCGACGGTGCCTTCTTCGGGCTGCTCGGCCCGAACGGTGCCGGCAAGACCACGCTGATCGGCTCGGTGTGCAACATCGTCCGTCCCACGACGGGCACGCTCGCCGTCTTCGGCCACGACCACCGAAGCCGCGAGGCCCGACGGTTGCTGGGCCTTGCCGAACAGGAGATCAACGTCGACCGGTTCCTGTCGATCCGGCAGATCCTGATCTACCACGCCGGATACCACGGCATCGGCCGCAAGACGGCCGTCCGGCGGGCGGACGAACTGCTGGAGGTGTTGCGCCTCGACGAGAAGGCGAACGCGCGCGCCTATGAGCTGTCGGGTGGTATGCAGCGGCGCCTGGTCATCGCGCGGGCGCTCATGCACCGTCCTCGTCTGCTCATCCTCGACGAGCCGACGGCCGGCGTCGACGTCGAGCTGCGCTCGGAGATCTGGCGCCTCGTCAAGGGCCTACTGCCCCAAGTGGCCCCACGACGCCGGCACTTCCGACGCGGAGAAGGATGA
- a CDS encoding LLM class flavin-dependent oxidoreductase — MSERRRRLHLNAFLMEAGHHEAAWRLPDSNPRADFDLRHWIGLAQLAESAKFDSLFLADGPAIIGTGEFRPPGQLEPLTLLTALSQATSRIGLIATVSSTYNEPYNLARRLASVDHVSGGRAGWNIVTSAGADEAANFGLVNRPDHAERYARADEFLHIAKALWDSWESEAIVADKTTGRYADPARIHQPAHRGRYFSVAGPLNVERPPQGHPLLVQAGSSEDGKDFAARHAEAIFTAHRTYERAADFYGDIKARTRAAGRDPDGVIVLPGIVPYIGSTEEEARALAKQFDDLRVPEYGLRQLAAVFETEPSVFELDEPLPDFILARPKLEGSQSRSDLIIELAVREKLTVRQIISRLGGGRGHFEFIGTPDQVADTITAWFEGGAADGFNIMAPALPSGLETFIEQVLPILRGKGLFREEYEGTTLREHYGLPVPTNQFHV, encoded by the coding sequence GTGAGCGAGAGAAGACGCCGGCTCCACCTCAACGCCTTCCTCATGGAGGCGGGCCACCACGAAGCAGCGTGGCGGCTCCCGGACAGCAATCCACGGGCCGACTTCGACCTGCGGCACTGGATCGGGCTGGCCCAGCTGGCGGAGAGCGCCAAGTTCGACTCGCTGTTCCTCGCCGACGGACCGGCGATCATCGGCACCGGCGAGTTCCGGCCGCCGGGCCAACTCGAACCACTGACGCTGCTGACCGCCCTGTCCCAGGCGACCAGCAGGATCGGCCTCATCGCGACCGTGTCGTCGACGTACAACGAGCCGTACAACCTCGCTCGTCGGCTCGCCTCGGTCGACCACGTCAGCGGCGGCCGCGCCGGCTGGAACATCGTCACCTCGGCAGGGGCCGACGAGGCGGCCAACTTCGGCCTCGTCAACCGCCCCGACCACGCCGAACGCTACGCCCGGGCCGACGAGTTCCTGCACATCGCCAAGGCACTGTGGGACAGCTGGGAGTCCGAGGCCATCGTCGCGGACAAGACCACGGGCCGCTATGCCGACCCCGCACGCATCCACCAGCCGGCCCACCGGGGCCGGTACTTCTCGGTGGCAGGCCCGCTCAACGTCGAGCGCCCGCCGCAGGGTCATCCGCTGCTCGTCCAGGCGGGATCCTCCGAGGACGGCAAGGACTTCGCGGCACGGCACGCCGAGGCGATCTTCACCGCTCACCGGACGTACGAGCGCGCGGCCGACTTCTACGGCGACATCAAGGCGCGGACCCGGGCCGCGGGGCGTGACCCGGACGGTGTGATCGTCCTGCCGGGAATCGTCCCGTACATCGGGTCGACCGAGGAGGAGGCCCGCGCGCTGGCGAAGCAGTTCGACGACCTGCGCGTCCCGGAGTACGGGCTGCGCCAGCTGGCCGCCGTATTCGAGACCGAGCCGTCGGTATTCGAACTCGACGAACCGTTGCCGGACTTCATCCTCGCGCGGCCGAAGCTCGAAGGCTCGCAGAGCCGCTCCGACCTGATCATCGAGCTCGCGGTACGCGAGAAGCTGACAGTCCGACAGATCATCTCCCGACTCGGAGGCGGACGCGGTCACTTCGAGTTCATCGGGACGCCCGACCAGGTGGCGGACACGATCACCGCGTGGTTCGAGGGCGGCGCCGCGGACGGGTTCAACATCATGGCACCCGCACTGCCGTCGGGCCTGGAGACCTTCATCGAGCAGGTGCTGCCGATCCTGCGCGGCAAAGGCCTGTTCCGCGAGGAGTACGAAGGCACGACGCTTCGCGAGCACTACGGGCTGCCGGTGCCCACCAATCAGTTCCATGTCTGA
- a CDS encoding aliphatic sulfonate ABC transporter substrate-binding protein, whose translation MSLPGRTSRLAAAVGLLALGSTLVACASTSEAAAPLSSAGGSSADSHPEWKKYTFTIGDNGGDGSQELAKITGVFDNAPYKVKFARFTYGPPLVQAAASGDIDLGSVGDVPPITGAAKEYGFKVVAVNRSLRPTQANENIIVPKGSTLKTLADLKGKKLAVPQGSSAHGLALNALKSVGLTPKDVKLVFLDPAAGATAFNTGKVDAWSIWNPQSAIAVKNGARILAKGLPPIDQTSSYYVATDKSLNDKTKRAALTDVLKRLAHEFAWAIKHEDKYAQAISKEEGIPLADAKASLKTFETRVTQVEKSDIAAEQKLADAFLEAGQITKKVDVSSITDNLLPAGYDSSKLKVG comes from the coding sequence ATGTCCCTGCCCGGAAGAACGTCCCGACTCGCCGCCGCCGTCGGCCTGCTCGCACTGGGAAGCACCCTCGTCGCCTGCGCGTCGACGTCGGAGGCCGCCGCGCCGCTGAGCAGTGCCGGTGGATCGAGCGCCGACAGTCACCCCGAGTGGAAGAAGTACACCTTCACCATCGGTGACAACGGCGGTGACGGCAGCCAGGAGCTGGCGAAGATCACCGGCGTGTTCGACAACGCGCCCTACAAGGTGAAGTTCGCCCGGTTCACCTACGGCCCCCCGCTGGTGCAGGCGGCCGCGTCGGGTGACATCGACCTGGGCAGCGTCGGCGACGTACCACCGATCACCGGCGCCGCGAAGGAGTACGGCTTCAAGGTCGTCGCCGTCAACCGTTCACTCAGGCCCACCCAGGCGAACGAGAACATCATCGTGCCGAAGGGCTCGACGCTGAAGACGCTCGCGGACCTCAAGGGCAAGAAGCTCGCTGTCCCGCAGGGCAGTTCGGCCCATGGTCTGGCCCTGAACGCGCTCAAGAGCGTCGGCCTCACCCCCAAGGACGTGAAGCTGGTCTTCCTCGACCCGGCGGCCGGCGCCACCGCGTTCAACACCGGCAAGGTGGACGCCTGGTCGATCTGGAACCCCCAGTCGGCGATCGCGGTCAAGAACGGTGCGCGGATCCTGGCGAAGGGCCTCCCGCCCATCGACCAGACGAGCAGCTACTACGTCGCGACCGACAAGTCGCTGAACGACAAGACGAAGCGGGCCGCCCTCACGGACGTCCTGAAGCGGCTGGCCCACGAGTTCGCCTGGGCCATCAAGCACGAGGACAAGTACGCGCAGGCGATCTCCAAGGAGGAAGGCATCCCCCTGGCCGACGCCAAGGCCTCCCTCAAGACCTTCGAGACCCGGGTGACCCAGGTGGAGAAGTCGGACATCGCGGCCGAGCAGAAGCTCGCCGACGCCTTCCTGGAGGCGGGCCAGATCACCAAGAAGGTCGACGTCTCGTCGATCACCGACAACCTCCTCCCGGCCGGCTACGACAGCTCGAAGCTCAAGGTCGGCTGA
- a CDS encoding ABC transporter ATP-binding protein, which translates to MSTTVETRPRRQAGAVVEKVVRQFGDRVVLDHLELTIADEELVVLLGPSGCGKSTLLRLLAGLDRPDGGRVEVPAKRAIVFQADRLLPWQRVLRNVTLGLHGADAEQRALDVLAEVGLAGREKAWPKELSGGEAQRVSLARALVSEPELVLLDEPFAALDAITRLRMHDLVRALRSKHHAAMLLVTHDVDEAIALADRIVVMSNGRIGTSHLVGLSPAGREASLAREELRSALLGDLGLANQH; encoded by the coding sequence ATGAGTACGACGGTTGAGACGCGGCCCCGCCGGCAGGCCGGGGCGGTCGTGGAGAAGGTGGTCCGTCAGTTCGGTGACCGGGTCGTCCTCGACCACCTGGAACTGACCATCGCCGACGAGGAGTTGGTGGTCCTGCTGGGCCCCTCCGGCTGCGGCAAGAGCACACTCCTGCGACTGCTCGCCGGTCTTGACCGTCCCGACGGAGGGCGGGTGGAGGTCCCGGCGAAGCGCGCCATCGTGTTCCAGGCGGACCGTCTGCTGCCGTGGCAGCGGGTTCTGCGCAACGTCACCCTCGGCCTGCACGGAGCCGACGCTGAGCAGCGAGCCCTCGACGTGCTCGCCGAGGTCGGCCTCGCGGGCCGCGAGAAGGCATGGCCCAAGGAACTCTCCGGCGGCGAGGCCCAGCGGGTGTCGTTGGCGCGGGCGCTCGTCTCGGAGCCCGAACTCGTGCTGCTCGACGAGCCGTTCGCCGCGCTGGACGCGATCACACGGCTGCGCATGCACGACCTCGTGCGGGCTCTGCGGAGCAAACACCACGCGGCCATGCTGCTCGTCACCCACGACGTCGACGAGGCGATCGCGCTGGCGGATCGCATCGTCGTCATGAGCAACGGACGCATCGGCACGTCGCACCTCGTCGGGCTCTCGCCCGCCGGCCGCGAGGCGAGCCTCGCCCGTGAGGAGCTCCGCTCCGCCCTCCTGGGAGACCTCGGTCTCGCCAACCAGCACTGA
- a CDS encoding ABC transporter permease, whose product MTEISFKVRAVGAAAETASVRGREVFLPRDARRRTLFSTLRERLRWPLGIYTTPVVILIAWELLARAGVLAKTYAPAPTSIVKSAVDLWQQGVLGPDLAISLQRAGIGLSLGLTVGILTGVLGGLLRSGEYLFNGVVQIFNTIPLLAVLPLMIVWFGIDELTKVLLISFGAGVPMYLNLFAAIRGVDQRLIEMARTTGAGTWRLVTRVLVPGALPGFLVGLRFSLAYSVLGLVAAETVNADKGLGFLITQGQTYLQTNQVFVGLVIYSLLGLLADQLVRVLERVLLRWRPSYEAA is encoded by the coding sequence ATGACCGAGATCAGCTTCAAGGTGCGAGCCGTCGGGGCGGCGGCCGAGACGGCGAGCGTGCGGGGGCGCGAGGTCTTCCTGCCGCGCGACGCCCGCCGACGGACGCTGTTCAGCACGCTCCGCGAGCGCCTGCGCTGGCCGCTGGGGATCTACACGACTCCCGTCGTGATCCTCATCGCCTGGGAGCTCCTCGCCAGGGCCGGAGTGCTGGCGAAGACCTACGCTCCGGCACCGACCTCCATCGTGAAGTCCGCCGTCGACCTGTGGCAACAAGGCGTACTCGGACCGGACTTGGCCATCTCGCTGCAACGAGCCGGCATCGGTCTCTCGCTCGGTCTGACGGTGGGCATCCTCACCGGGGTGCTCGGCGGGCTGCTGCGCAGCGGTGAGTATCTGTTCAACGGCGTCGTGCAGATCTTCAACACGATCCCGCTGCTGGCCGTGCTGCCACTGATGATCGTGTGGTTCGGCATCGACGAGCTCACGAAGGTGCTGCTGATCTCGTTCGGTGCCGGCGTCCCGATGTATCTCAACCTGTTCGCCGCGATCCGCGGAGTCGACCAGCGGCTGATCGAGATGGCGCGCACGACAGGCGCGGGCACCTGGCGCCTGGTCACGCGGGTGCTGGTGCCCGGCGCCCTGCCGGGGTTCCTGGTCGGCCTCCGGTTCTCCCTCGCGTACAGCGTCCTGGGCCTCGTCGCCGCCGAGACGGTCAACGCCGACAAGGGACTTGGCTTTCTCATCACTCAAGGGCAGACCTACCTCCAGACCAACCAGGTCTTCGTGGGGCTGGTGATCTACTCGCTGCTCGGTCTGCTCGCCGACCAGCTCGTCCGGGTTCTCGAGCGGGTGCTGCTGCGGTGGCGTCCCAGTTATGAGGCGGCATGA
- a CDS encoding TauD/TfdA dioxygenase family protein encodes MSPSIRKLTGRIGAVVEGVDFTAPPDASTITTLRDALNEHKAIVFDRVRLDNAGQERVAGWFGELTTAHPNVPAADGTTNVLAVDSESSKSNVWHTDVTFVVNPPQLTTLRSLVTTPYGGETLIANAAAAYRDLPEPLRALADSLRVVHTNQYDYARTSATTALREEYDRAFVSTPYEAEHPVVRVHPLTGERGLFIGGFAKRIVGLSSSESADLLRIFQSYVTRPENILRWTWSPGQLLVFDNRITQHYAVDNYDDHPRRLNRVTVAGDVPVGVDGRRSEQLVGDASHYSSVLEVAA; translated from the coding sequence ATGTCTCCATCCATCCGCAAACTCACGGGCCGCATCGGCGCGGTCGTCGAGGGCGTCGACTTCACGGCGCCGCCCGACGCCTCGACGATCACGACGCTCCGCGATGCCCTCAACGAGCACAAGGCGATCGTGTTCGACCGCGTGCGCCTCGACAACGCCGGCCAGGAGCGCGTGGCCGGCTGGTTCGGCGAGCTCACGACCGCCCACCCGAACGTGCCGGCCGCCGACGGTACGACGAACGTACTCGCCGTCGACAGTGAGTCGTCCAAGTCGAACGTGTGGCACACGGATGTCACCTTCGTGGTCAACCCGCCGCAGCTCACGACGCTCCGGTCCCTCGTGACCACGCCGTACGGCGGCGAGACGCTCATCGCGAACGCGGCCGCGGCCTACCGCGACCTGCCCGAGCCGCTCCGCGCTCTCGCGGACTCGCTGCGCGTCGTCCACACCAACCAGTACGACTACGCGCGCACTTCGGCCACGACGGCGCTGCGCGAGGAGTACGACCGGGCCTTCGTGTCGACGCCGTACGAGGCGGAGCACCCGGTGGTGCGGGTGCATCCGCTGACGGGTGAACGCGGGCTGTTCATCGGTGGGTTCGCCAAGCGGATCGTGGGGCTGTCGAGCAGCGAGTCGGCTGATCTGCTGCGCATCTTCCAGTCGTACGTGACGCGTCCGGAGAACATCCTGCGCTGGACCTGGTCCCCCGGCCAGCTGCTGGTCTTCGACAACCGGATCACCCAGCACTACGCGGTCGACAACTACGACGATCACCCGCGTCGCCTCAACCGGGTGACGGTCGCGGGAGACGTTCCGGTCGGGGTGGACGGGCGTCGCAGCGAGCAACTCGTCGGTGACGCCTCGCACTACAGCAGTGTGCTGGAGGTGGCGGCATGA